The following are from one region of the Paenibacillus sabinae T27 genome:
- a CDS encoding Spo0B domain-containing protein: MKSLKSVIGAAVLSVAFPLGLAIMWPALWSSLVLGLWAIAAALISVATVRRHYEREIWKQERILQQTAIRMLTHHRHDWMNDLQVLYGYIQLGKPDKSVQCVERIKERIALDSRIAKLGIPSLVFYLQSFRTVGGSLQLDIEVEEGLHLEDLLTPEAGDELTSVIMQMVRACQFGGMVAQGDTRTLRLSFKQDEGDIVIVFGSDGLRGRAEAFQQQILNIVQGKIVKAERLASHKADFQLRLPMGM; this comes from the coding sequence ATGAAATCCTTGAAAAGCGTAATAGGAGCGGCGGTGTTGTCGGTAGCGTTTCCTTTGGGGCTCGCCATCATGTGGCCGGCGCTTTGGTCAAGTCTTGTACTTGGCTTGTGGGCCATTGCGGCCGCTTTAATCAGTGTGGCGACGGTCCGCCGTCATTACGAACGGGAAATTTGGAAGCAGGAGCGGATTCTGCAGCAGACAGCAATCCGCATGCTTACCCACCACCGTCATGACTGGATGAATGATCTTCAGGTGCTGTACGGTTATATCCAGCTCGGCAAGCCTGATAAATCGGTGCAGTGTGTGGAAAGAATAAAGGAACGCATTGCGTTGGACAGCCGGATCGCCAAGCTTGGTATCCCTTCGCTGGTCTTCTATCTTCAATCCTTCCGGACCGTGGGCGGCAGCCTGCAGCTGGATATCGAGGTGGAAGAAGGGCTGCATCTGGAGGACCTGCTGACCCCCGAAGCTGGAGATGAGCTGACCTCGGTCATTATGCAGATGGTAAGAGCCTGCCAGTTCGGCGGAATGGTCGCGCAAGGCGATACCCGTACGCTGCGGCTTTCGTTCAAGCAGGATGAAGGAGATATTGTCATCGTATTCGGCAGCGACGGTCTGCGCGGAAGAGCGGAGGCGTTCCAGCAGCAGATCTTGAATATCGTCCAGGGCAAAATTGTAAAAGCGGAGCGGCTGGCGTCCCATAAGGCGGACTTTCAGCTGCGTCTGCCGATGGGAATGTGA
- the rpmA gene encoding 50S ribosomal protein L27, translating into MLKLDLQLFASKKGVGSTKNGRDSRAKRLGVKRADGQAVTGGSILVRQRGTKIHPGTNVGIGKDDTLFAKVDGVVKFERLGRDRKKVSVYPVDVAPVAAALEA; encoded by the coding sequence ATGTTGAAATTGGATCTTCAATTGTTCGCATCGAAAAAAGGTGTAGGTTCCACAAAGAACGGACGCGATAGCCGCGCGAAACGTCTTGGCGTGAAACGTGCCGATGGCCAAGCCGTAACTGGTGGAAGCATCCTGGTGCGTCAGCGCGGAACGAAAATCCATCCGGGAACAAACGTTGGCATCGGCAAAGACGATACTTTGTTTGCCAAAGTGGACGGCGTTGTGAAGTTCGAGCGTCTGGGCCGCGATCGCAAGAAAGTGAGCGTCTACCCGGTAGACGTCGCTCCGGTAGCGGCGGCTCTGGAAGCGTAA
- a CDS encoding ribosomal-processing cysteine protease Prp — protein sequence MINVRITRSSSQGPILGFAVNGHAGFDRKGRDIVCAGVSTVTVGTVNAIEALTGVVLDSSMKDGFLSGTLMPIEDPETAAKVQLLLESMVVMLNTIAESYGKYIQIQEVIF from the coding sequence ATGATTAACGTGCGGATTACGAGGTCTTCCTCTCAAGGCCCGATCCTCGGTTTTGCCGTAAATGGCCATGCCGGGTTTGACAGAAAAGGCAGAGATATCGTGTGTGCAGGTGTTTCGACCGTAACGGTCGGTACCGTCAATGCGATTGAAGCCTTAACGGGAGTCGTGCTGGATTCGTCCATGAAGGACGGGTTTCTCAGCGGGACCCTGATGCCGATCGAAGACCCCGAAACGGCTGCCAAGGTGCAGCTGCTTCTGGAATCCATGGTCGTTATGCTCAACACGATTGCAGAATCGTACGGTAAGTATATTCAGATACAGGAAGTCATTTTTTGA
- the rplU gene encoding 50S ribosomal protein L21: MYAIIETGGKQYKVQEGDVLFIEKLNAEDGASVTFDRVLAVSNESGLTAGTPLVSGASVTAKVEKHGKGQKVVVYKYKPKKNYHKKQGHRQPYTKVTIEKIQA, translated from the coding sequence ATGTATGCAATTATCGAAACTGGCGGCAAGCAATACAAAGTCCAAGAGGGCGACGTATTGTTCATCGAGAAGCTGAACGCGGAAGACGGAGCAAGCGTAACGTTTGATCGTGTCCTGGCTGTATCGAACGAAAGCGGTCTGACAGCGGGAACTCCGCTCGTAAGCGGCGCTTCCGTAACGGCGAAGGTCGAGAAGCATGGTAAAGGTCAGAAGGTTGTCGTTTACAAATACAAACCGAAGAAGAACTACCATAAGAAGCAAGGCCATCGTCAGCCTTACACGAAAGTAACGATCGAGAAGATTCAAGCGTAA
- a CDS encoding Rne/Rng family ribonuclease has product MKQMIVHCSQHMTRMALLEEGRLVEYAAERAEQQGLVGSYYKGRVMNVLPGMQAAFVDIGQKKNAFLYVDDVLHPHLEKQPRVKPSIDTLLQPGQEIVVQVRKGPRGNKGPRVTTHYTLPGRWMVYMPFAEYVGVSKKIARESERSRLKALGERLRIDEEGLIMRTVSEDEPPEAVEGDLAVLRAQWKEIMRRSLKAEAPALLHRDLSIVQRFIRDAFDPQRDELLIDSQQGAREAEAYLSEIAPEGHKPVERYTGTGPIFAAYGVEEQLERGFSRKITLDGGATLIWDEAEALTVIDVNTAQYTGGASLEETVTRTNLLAAEEIGRLIRLRDTGGIIVIDFIDMELEEHRKMVVAQLESVVSRDRTKTCILGWTRLGLLEMTRKKVRHDALELSTRPCECCGGTGRTTVWNTGQE; this is encoded by the coding sequence ATGAAACAGATGATTGTTCACTGCTCACAGCATATGACCCGGATGGCCCTTCTGGAGGAGGGACGACTGGTGGAGTATGCGGCGGAGCGCGCGGAGCAGCAAGGACTTGTCGGCAGCTACTACAAAGGCCGGGTAATGAATGTCCTCCCGGGGATGCAGGCTGCTTTTGTCGATATCGGACAGAAAAAAAACGCCTTTCTATATGTGGATGATGTGCTGCATCCGCATCTGGAGAAACAGCCCAGAGTAAAGCCTTCGATTGATACGCTTCTTCAGCCCGGGCAGGAAATCGTCGTCCAGGTCAGAAAAGGACCCAGGGGCAACAAGGGACCCCGCGTTACAACGCACTACACGCTTCCCGGAAGATGGATGGTGTACATGCCCTTTGCGGAATACGTCGGCGTTTCCAAAAAAATCGCGCGCGAATCCGAGCGCAGCCGGCTCAAGGCGCTGGGCGAACGTTTGCGGATCGATGAAGAGGGCCTGATTATGCGCACCGTATCGGAGGACGAGCCTCCCGAAGCGGTGGAAGGAGACCTTGCCGTTCTGCGGGCGCAGTGGAAGGAAATTATGCGGCGATCGCTGAAGGCCGAGGCCCCGGCCCTTCTGCACCGCGATCTCAGCATCGTTCAGCGGTTCATCCGCGATGCGTTCGATCCTCAGCGGGACGAGCTGCTGATCGACTCGCAGCAGGGGGCCAGGGAAGCGGAAGCCTACTTGAGCGAAATAGCGCCGGAGGGGCACAAGCCGGTGGAACGGTACACCGGAACCGGCCCGATCTTTGCTGCATACGGAGTGGAAGAGCAACTGGAGCGCGGCTTCAGCCGCAAAATCACGCTTGACGGAGGAGCGACGCTGATCTGGGACGAGGCGGAGGCGCTGACCGTAATCGATGTCAATACCGCCCAATATACGGGCGGGGCGTCGCTGGAAGAGACGGTTACGCGAACCAATCTTCTTGCCGCGGAGGAAATCGGGCGGTTGATCCGGCTTCGGGATACCGGCGGGATTATCGTCATTGACTTCATCGACATGGAGCTGGAGGAGCATCGCAAAATGGTCGTCGCCCAGCTGGAGAGCGTCGTGAGCCGGGACCGGACGAAGACCTGCATATTGGGCTGGACCCGGCTCGGGCTTCTGGAGATGACGCGAAAGAAAGTGCGGCATGACGCGCTGGAGCTCTCCACCCGCCCTTGCGAATGCTGCGGGGGCACCGGGAGGACAACGGTGTGGAACACGGGACAGGAATAG
- a CDS encoding M50 family metallopeptidase: MIRVRGISFSLHPLLVIVMLISVLTGQFLELLTLFAIVLIHELGHVWAALFAGASVKSVQLLPFGGVAVIEDNGKLTAYREIGIALAGPLQNVLMMLFASALREMGWGGDAFMTYLIHANLIIALFNLLPILPLDGGRIIQAAISLQAPYYSTLLWCGRISIFASALTAVYALLPLQYGGGVRLNLLMIAAFLLYSNITDHRNLPYRFVAFLMNREALYEQHMDKGTLARPIVTPLAKPLDDILRLFKRHQYHLIYVLDDKGGVMAVVPEQRLLSSYFGM, from the coding sequence TTGATTAGAGTTCGGGGCATTTCCTTTTCCCTCCATCCGCTGCTCGTGATCGTCATGCTGATTTCCGTGCTCACCGGGCAGTTTCTCGAACTGCTTACGCTCTTTGCCATCGTGCTCATTCATGAATTGGGCCATGTCTGGGCGGCGCTTTTTGCCGGGGCCTCGGTCAAATCGGTGCAGCTGCTCCCGTTCGGAGGGGTGGCGGTTATCGAGGACAATGGGAAGCTGACCGCCTACCGCGAAATCGGAATTGCGCTTGCGGGTCCGCTGCAGAACGTCCTCATGATGCTGTTTGCGTCGGCTTTGAGAGAAATGGGCTGGGGCGGCGACGCGTTTATGACCTATCTCATTCATGCCAATCTCATCATCGCCCTGTTCAATTTACTGCCGATACTGCCGCTCGACGGGGGGAGAATCATACAGGCTGCGATCAGCCTGCAGGCGCCATATTACTCCACCCTGCTGTGGTGCGGAAGAATCAGCATATTCGCCAGCGCCTTGACCGCCGTGTACGCCCTGCTGCCGCTTCAGTACGGGGGCGGAGTTAGGCTTAACCTGCTGATGATCGCCGCTTTTTTGCTGTATTCCAATATAACGGACCACCGGAACCTCCCTTACCGTTTCGTCGCTTTTCTCATGAACCGGGAAGCCTTATATGAACAACATATGGACAAGGGCACTCTGGCCCGCCCGATAGTTACGCCTCTAGCGAAACCTTTGGATGATATTTTGCGTCTATTTAAAAGGCACCAGTATCATCTGATTTATGTGCTTGACGACAAGGGAGGCGTAATGGCCGTCGTACCGGAACAGCGTCTGCTCTCTTCCTATTTTGGAATGTAA
- a CDS encoding M23 family metallopeptidase: MGYKSNAGNHRKEHIRNWSGSKQDSPKQTLFGLTEDSGADDWRGFRDRNTGEPDPEKLWKEQRKEWNDEGRREKPRFLSGLIRRLVISCLLFGAVWGIFAVQQPWAYRAQNFITDALSKDMDFASVRVWYDRYFDGAPAFIPIFGEGEEAARKASARHKLAPPVAGSIVKPFASSLKGIEIIPSPDSSGSVTIKSVDMGRVLSVSRETAGGIRVTVQHSGGIVAEYGHLSGTKRKADDWLQSGDTVGWMEESGASSTHLLYFSLMQDKTYIDPAEEIAFD, encoded by the coding sequence ATGGGTTATAAATCAAACGCAGGGAACCACCGCAAAGAGCATATCCGCAATTGGTCCGGCAGCAAGCAGGACTCTCCCAAACAGACGCTGTTTGGATTGACCGAGGATAGCGGTGCGGACGACTGGCGCGGCTTCCGGGACAGGAATACTGGTGAGCCCGATCCCGAGAAGCTTTGGAAAGAGCAGCGCAAGGAATGGAACGATGAAGGAAGGCGGGAGAAACCGCGCTTTTTGTCCGGATTGATCCGCCGATTGGTGATCAGCTGTCTGTTGTTCGGGGCGGTGTGGGGGATTTTCGCGGTGCAGCAGCCCTGGGCCTACCGGGCGCAAAACTTCATAACGGACGCCCTGAGCAAGGACATGGACTTTGCTTCGGTCCGGGTGTGGTACGACCGCTATTTTGACGGCGCGCCAGCGTTTATCCCGATATTTGGCGAAGGGGAGGAGGCTGCGCGGAAAGCTTCCGCCCGTCACAAGCTTGCTCCGCCGGTGGCAGGGAGCATTGTCAAGCCGTTTGCTTCGAGCCTTAAAGGCATTGAGATTATCCCGTCGCCCGATTCATCCGGAAGCGTGACCATAAAGAGCGTGGACATGGGCAGGGTGCTGTCCGTTTCGCGGGAAACGGCTGGAGGCATTCGGGTAACGGTCCAGCACAGCGGAGGAATTGTCGCCGAATACGGACATTTAAGCGGAACAAAGCGGAAAGCCGACGACTGGCTGCAAAGCGGCGATACCGTGGGCTGGATGGAGGAATCCGGCGCCTCATCGACCCATCTGCTTTATTTTTCGCTCATGCAGGACAAAACGTATATCGATCCGGCGGAAGAGATCGCCTTTGATTAG
- the minD gene encoding septum site-determining protein MinD has protein sequence MGEAIVVTSGKGGVGKTTTTANIGTALALQGKKVCLIDTDIGLRNLDVVMGLENRIIYDLVDVAEGRCRLGQALVKDKRFEELYMLPAAQTKDKTSVTPEQVRDIVLELKKEYEYILIDCPAGIEHGFRNAIAGADKAIVVTTPEHAAVRDADRVIGLLEQSEVQSPKLVVNRIRPGLIKSGDMLDVEDILQVLNIDLLGIVPDDELVIKAANLGEPTVMNPDSGAAIAYRNIARRILGDAVPLMQLDRKPGTFKKLKKFFGLG, from the coding sequence ATGGGAGAAGCGATTGTTGTTACCTCTGGCAAGGGCGGCGTGGGCAAGACGACCACCACGGCTAACATTGGAACCGCGCTGGCGCTGCAGGGGAAAAAAGTATGTCTCATCGACACCGACATCGGGCTGCGGAATCTCGATGTTGTCATGGGACTTGAAAATCGGATCATTTATGATTTGGTGGATGTCGCCGAAGGCCGCTGCCGGCTTGGACAGGCCCTCGTCAAGGACAAGCGGTTTGAGGAACTGTATATGCTGCCCGCCGCGCAGACCAAGGACAAAACCTCGGTCACCCCGGAACAGGTCAGAGACATCGTCCTGGAACTGAAGAAAGAGTATGAATATATTCTGATCGATTGTCCCGCCGGAATCGAGCACGGCTTTCGCAACGCGATCGCTGGCGCCGATAAGGCGATTGTCGTAACGACGCCGGAGCATGCGGCCGTCCGCGACGCCGACCGTGTGATCGGGCTGCTCGAGCAGTCCGAAGTGCAGTCGCCGAAGCTGGTCGTCAACCGTATCCGGCCCGGACTTATTAAATCCGGTGACATGCTGGACGTCGAGGATATTTTGCAGGTGCTCAACATCGACCTGCTCGGGATCGTGCCAGATGACGAACTCGTGATCAAGGCGGCTAACCTTGGAGAGCCGACGGTAATGAATCCGGATTCCGGGGCTGCCATCGCCTACCGCAACATTGCCCGCCGCATCCTGGGCGATGCGGTACCTCTCATGCAGCTGGACCGCAAGCCGGGCACATTCAAGAAGCTCAAGAAATTCTTCGGTCTGGGCTAA
- a CDS encoding septum site-determining protein MinC — translation MTVKSKHVRIKGIKDGLVFLLDDKCPFEELLGELRYKLEHSHQNILTGPIVHVDIKMGKRSVTDEEKESVLEILRGQGNLLIRSVEVLEAVKSGNGSSLHVMSGILRSGQVLNHKGDLLFLGDVNPGGAITCTGDIFILGALRGMAHAGVEGNEGAVIAASVMAPTQLRIAEIISRPPDEWETRESSMEFAFLSEGVMQIDKIHNIVKLRRDLNVFKGV, via the coding sequence ATGACAGTAAAATCCAAGCATGTGCGGATCAAAGGCATCAAGGACGGCCTGGTCTTCCTGTTAGACGACAAATGTCCCTTTGAAGAGCTGCTGGGCGAGCTTCGGTATAAGCTGGAGCACAGCCATCAAAATATTTTGACCGGACCCATCGTTCATGTGGATATCAAGATGGGCAAACGCTCGGTGACGGATGAAGAAAAGGAATCGGTGCTCGAGATTTTGCGGGGACAGGGCAACTTGCTGATCCGGTCGGTCGAGGTGCTGGAAGCCGTGAAATCCGGAAACGGAAGCTCGCTGCATGTGATGAGCGGAATCCTCCGTTCCGGGCAGGTGCTGAACCATAAGGGAGACCTGCTCTTTCTCGGAGATGTGAATCCCGGCGGCGCGATTACCTGCACCGGCGATATTTTTATTCTCGGGGCGCTGAGAGGCATGGCTCACGCGGGAGTAGAGGGCAACGAAGGAGCGGTTATCGCGGCCTCCGTAATGGCTCCGACCCAGCTACGGATTGCCGAGATCATCAGCCGTCCCCCGGATGAATGGGAGACCCGCGAGAGCAGCATGGAGTTCGCTTTTTTATCGGAAGGCGTAATGCAGATTGACAAAATACACAACATCGTCAAGCTGCGTCGGGATTTAAATGTGTTTAAAGGGGTGTAG
- the mreD gene encoding rod shape-determining protein MreD — protein sequence MRARRSVLILLLFLLFILQATVLPWIIPDSWEMRIVPDLVFIAILFVTVYHHRHSALLLGLSFGMLHDIVFYGRIIGAHSFAMGVSAYLIGLIFQAPRAPLPLMMTILLLGSWLEDSILFGIYSIFKLNREPYNWALMNYMLPTMLVHFALGLLLYIPVRRQLEKLKNETRKEEKA from the coding sequence GTGAGAGCGCGCAGGTCGGTTCTCATTTTGCTGTTGTTTCTGTTATTCATTCTTCAGGCTACTGTATTGCCCTGGATTATACCTGATTCGTGGGAAATGAGGATTGTCCCGGATCTTGTCTTTATCGCTATTTTATTCGTTACGGTTTATCATCACAGGCATTCGGCGCTTTTGCTGGGCTTAAGCTTCGGCATGCTGCATGATATCGTTTTTTACGGCAGGATCATCGGAGCCCATTCCTTCGCTATGGGGGTGTCGGCTTATTTGATCGGCCTGATCTTCCAGGCACCCCGCGCGCCGCTGCCGCTGATGATGACGATTCTGCTGCTGGGGAGCTGGCTTGAAGACAGCATTCTGTTCGGTATTTACAGCATCTTCAAGCTGAATCGTGAGCCGTACAACTGGGCGCTGATGAACTATATGCTGCCCACCATGCTTGTTCATTTTGCCCTCGGGCTTTTGCTGTACATTCCCGTCCGCCGTCAGCTCGAGAAGCTGAAGAATGAGACGCGCAAAGAAGAGAAGGCGTAA